One part of the Rutidosis leptorrhynchoides isolate AG116_Rl617_1_P2 chromosome 1, CSIRO_AGI_Rlap_v1, whole genome shotgun sequence genome encodes these proteins:
- the LOC139891786 gene encoding uncharacterized protein — protein sequence MNRALKRILEKMVSNNPKIWSTKLDDALWAFRTAYKTPIGTTLFSLVYGKACHIPYKVEHRAFWAIKEVNLDLERAKEKRVMQMHKLEEFRLEAYDNSLAYKENTKRWHDARLKGPKNFYPNDKVLVFNSCFNFSPSKLKSRWTGPYIVKRAYPTGYVELYGNGNTFKVNGHRLKVYRDDINAIELNNIKLYPK from the coding sequence ATGAACCGTGCTTTGAAAAGAATTTTGGAAAAGATGGTTAGTAATAACCCTAAGATTTGGTCAACCAAGCTAGATGACGcattgtgggcatttagaaccgcttaCAAAACACCTATAGGCACCACACTGTTTAGTCTAGTGTATGGGAAGGCTTGTCACATCCCGTACAAGGTGGAACACAGGGCATTTTGGGCAATTAAGGAAGTAAACCTAGACCTAGAACGAGCTAAGGAAAAACGGGTGATGCAAATGCACAAACTAGAGGAGTTTAGGTTAGAGGCATACGATAACTCTTTGGCATATAAAGAGAATACTAAGCGTTGGCATGATGCCCGACTCAAAGGTCCTAAAAATTTTTACCCAAACGATAAGGTCTTAGTTTTCAACTCCTGCTTTAATTTCTCACCCAGTAAGTTGAAGTCTAGATGGACGGGGCCATACATTGTTAAGAGGGCTTATCCTACGGGTTATGTGGAGTTATATGGGAATGGGAACACTTTCAAGGTAAACGGTCATAGGTTGAAGGTTTATAGGGATGACATCAACGCTATTGAGCTTAATAACATCAAGCTCTACCCAAAGTAA